The following are from one region of the Mannheimia granulomatis genome:
- the parC gene encoding DNA topoisomerase IV subunit A: MTTEINYEGIEQMPIKRFTEDAYLNYSMYVIMDRALPFIGDGLKPVQRRIIYAMSELGLNASAKYKKSARTVGDVLGKFHPHGDSACYEAMVLMAQPFSYRYPLVDGQGNWGAPDDPKSFAAMRYTESKLSKIAEVLLGELGQGTVDYQPNFDGSLEEPKYLPARLPHILLNGTMGIAVGMATDIPPHNINELADASVMLLDNPKASLDEILTVVQGPDYPTEAEIITPKAEIAKMYEQGRGSIKMRAVWKKEDGEIVISALPHQASPSKIIEQIATQMRNKKLPMVDDIRDESDHENPIRIVIVPRSSRIDFEALMDHLFATTDLEKSYRVNMNMIGLDGKPAVKNLLTILTEWLIFRRTTVTRRLNYRLDKILSRLHILDGLMIAFLNIDEVIEIIRNEDEPKAELMARFNLTDIQAEAILNLRLRHLAKLEEHQLQAEKSELEKERDELQLILGSERRLNSLIKKEIQADAKTFASSRRSPLVERAESKAIAESDLTPTEDVTVILSEKGWVRCAKGHDIDVEGLSYRAGDGYLAHARGRSNQPVVFLDSTGRAYALDPTSLPSARSQGEPLTGKITLPEGATIQQVLMANSDTKVLMASDSGYGFICTFEDLVSRNKAGKAVISLTENAKVLPPQLLENDENLSLVAMSNVGRMLVFPVSELPELSKGKGNKIINISAAAAKSGDEYLARLLVIKPTQSLVFVSGKRKITLKPSDIDNYRGERARKGSQLVRGLSTNSTVEIVE, from the coding sequence ATGACGACTGAAATCAATTATGAAGGCATTGAACAAATGCCGATTAAGCGTTTTACCGAAGATGCTTATCTCAATTATTCTATGTACGTAATTATGGACAGGGCATTACCCTTTATCGGTGATGGCTTAAAACCTGTACAACGCCGTATTATTTATGCGATGTCGGAATTGGGCTTAAATGCCTCGGCAAAATATAAAAAATCTGCCAGAACGGTGGGGGATGTGCTAGGTAAATTCCATCCTCATGGAGACAGTGCCTGTTATGAAGCGATGGTGTTAATGGCTCAGCCATTCTCTTACCGCTATCCGCTTGTGGATGGGCAAGGGAACTGGGGAGCTCCGGACGATCCTAAATCCTTCGCAGCAATGCGTTATACCGAATCAAAACTATCTAAAATTGCAGAAGTGTTACTTGGGGAATTAGGACAAGGCACAGTCGATTATCAGCCGAATTTTGACGGTTCACTTGAAGAGCCAAAATATCTACCTGCTCGTTTACCGCACATTTTGCTCAACGGCACAATGGGGATTGCAGTTGGGATGGCAACCGATATTCCACCACATAATATCAACGAGTTGGCCGATGCCAGCGTGATGTTATTGGATAACCCTAAAGCTTCGCTAGACGAAATTCTAACCGTCGTTCAAGGACCGGATTATCCAACCGAGGCAGAAATTATTACACCAAAAGCAGAAATTGCCAAAATGTATGAGCAAGGCCGTGGTTCGATTAAAATGCGTGCGGTATGGAAAAAAGAAGACGGCGAAATTGTAATTTCTGCCTTACCTCACCAAGCTTCACCGTCAAAGATTATTGAGCAAATCGCCACTCAAATGCGGAATAAAAAATTACCGATGGTAGATGATATTCGTGACGAATCCGATCACGAAAATCCAATTCGGATTGTGATTGTGCCACGCTCAAGTCGTATTGATTTCGAAGCGTTAATGGATCACCTTTTTGCCACGACCGATCTGGAGAAAAGCTACCGAGTCAATATGAATATGATTGGCTTAGACGGCAAACCGGCGGTGAAAAATTTACTGACGATTTTAACGGAATGGCTCATATTCCGCCGTACGACGGTAACTCGCCGCTTAAATTATCGTTTGGATAAAATTTTAAGCCGCTTACATATTTTAGACGGCTTAATGATTGCCTTCTTAAATATTGATGAGGTGATAGAAATTATCCGTAACGAAGACGAGCCAAAAGCGGAATTAATGGCACGTTTTAACCTGACTGATATTCAAGCAGAAGCGATTCTCAATTTACGTTTACGCCATTTAGCTAAATTGGAAGAACACCAATTACAAGCAGAAAAATCAGAGCTTGAAAAAGAGCGTGATGAGCTGCAACTGATTTTAGGCTCGGAACGCCGTTTAAACAGCTTAATTAAAAAAGAGATTCAGGCAGATGCAAAAACCTTTGCCAGCTCTCGCCGTTCGCCATTAGTAGAACGTGCGGAATCGAAAGCGATTGCCGAAAGTGATTTAACCCCAACCGAAGATGTGACGGTGATCCTCTCCGAAAAAGGCTGGGTACGTTGTGCTAAAGGACATGATATTGATGTAGAAGGACTAAGCTACCGTGCGGGCGATGGTTATCTCGCTCACGCACGTGGCAGAAGTAATCAACCAGTGGTCTTTTTAGACAGCACAGGGCGAGCCTATGCGCTAGATCCTACCTCATTGCCATCTGCACGTTCACAAGGTGAACCGCTTACCGGCAAAATCACCTTACCGGAAGGCGCAACCATTCAGCAAGTTTTAATGGCAAACTCAGATACCAAAGTACTAATGGCATCTGATTCCGGCTATGGTTTTATTTGTACCTTTGAAGATTTGGTTTCCCGTAATAAAGCCGGCAAAGCGGTTATTTCTTTAACAGAAAATGCAAAAGTATTACCGCCTCAGTTACTTGAAAATGATGAGAACTTATCATTAGTGGCCATGAGCAATGTAGGCAGAATGTTAGTGTTCCCGGTTAGCGAATTACCGGAGTTATCAAAAGGTAAAGGTAATAAGATCATCAATATTTCCGCTGCTGCGGCAAAATCAGGGGATGAGTACCTTGCTCGCTTATTGGTCATCAAACCAACACAATCGCTCGTGTTTGTTTCTGGCAAACGTAAAATTACGCTAAAACCAAGCGATATCGACAACTACCGCGGCGAACGTGCAAGAAAAGGCTCACAATTAGTGAGAGGCTTAAGTACCAATTCTACGGTGGAGATTGTGGAGTAG
- the pnp gene encoding polyribonucleotide nucleotidyltransferase codes for MNPIVRQFKYGQHTVTLETGAIARQATAAVMASMDDTTVFVTVVAKKDVKEGQDFFPLTVDYQERTYAAGRIPGGFFKREGRPSEGETLVARLIDRPVRPLFPEGFFNEIQVIATVVSVNPQISPDLVAMIGASAALSLSGVPFNGPIGAARVGFINDQFVLNPTTSEQKISRLDLVVAGTDKAVLMVESEADILTEEQMLSAVVFGHQQQQVVIENIKEFVKEAGKPRWDWVAPEPNTDLINKVKALAESRIGDAYRITEKQARYEQIDAIKAEVIAQLTAEDETVNEGAIVDIITSLESSVVRSRIIAGEPRIDGRTVDTVRALDICTGVLPRTHGSAIFTRGETQALAVATLGTERDAQIIDELTGEKSDRFLFHYNFPPFSVGETGRIGSPKRREIGHGRLAKRGVLAVMPTAEEFPYVVRVVSEITESNGSSSMASVCGASLALMDAGVPIKAAVAGIAMGLVKEEEKFVVLSDILGDEDHLGDMDFKVAGTREGVTALQMDIKIEGITPEIMQIALNQAKGARMHILNVMEQAIPAPRADISDFAPRIHTMKIDPKKIKDVIGKGGAVIRALTEETGTSIDIDDDGTVKIAATDNNAAKAVMARIEDIVAEVEVNAVYTGKVTRVVDFGAFVSILGGKEGLVHISQITSERVDRVADYLSVGQEVQVKVVEIDRQNRIRLTMKDLNSTDNATETVAEEAVFEEQENI; via the coding sequence ATGAATCCAATCGTAAGACAATTTAAATACGGTCAGCACACCGTAACTTTAGAAACAGGTGCTATCGCGCGTCAAGCAACAGCTGCGGTAATGGCAAGTATGGATGACACCACCGTTTTTGTAACTGTGGTTGCGAAAAAAGATGTTAAAGAAGGCCAAGATTTCTTCCCATTAACCGTAGATTACCAAGAACGTACTTACGCAGCAGGTCGTATTCCGGGTGGATTCTTCAAACGTGAAGGTCGTCCTTCTGAAGGTGAAACCTTAGTTGCCCGCTTAATTGACCGCCCTGTGCGTCCTCTTTTCCCTGAAGGTTTCTTCAATGAAATTCAAGTGATTGCAACGGTTGTTTCTGTCAATCCACAAATCAGCCCAGACTTAGTAGCAATGATTGGTGCATCAGCGGCCTTGTCATTATCAGGCGTACCGTTTAACGGTCCTATCGGTGCAGCACGTGTTGGTTTCATTAATGATCAATTTGTATTAAACCCAACAACATCTGAGCAAAAAATCAGCCGTTTAGATTTAGTAGTTGCAGGTACAGATAAAGCTGTATTAATGGTAGAATCTGAAGCAGATATTTTAACTGAAGAACAAATGCTTTCAGCAGTGGTATTCGGCCATCAGCAACAACAAGTTGTAATTGAAAATATCAAAGAATTTGTAAAAGAAGCAGGTAAACCACGTTGGGATTGGGTTGCTCCAGAGCCAAATACAGATTTAATCAATAAAGTGAAAGCCTTAGCAGAAAGCCGTATCGGCGATGCTTATCGTATTACTGAAAAACAAGCACGTTATGAGCAAATTGATGCAATCAAAGCAGAAGTTATTGCACAATTAACAGCAGAAGATGAAACCGTAAACGAAGGTGCTATCGTTGATATCATCACTTCATTAGAAAGCTCTGTAGTGCGTAGCCGTATTATCGCCGGTGAGCCGCGTATTGACGGTCGTACCGTGGATACCGTGCGTGCATTAGATATTTGCACAGGCGTCTTACCACGTACTCACGGTTCTGCTATCTTTACCCGTGGCGAAACTCAAGCATTAGCGGTCGCAACGCTGGGGACAGAGCGTGATGCTCAAATTATTGATGAACTGACAGGTGAAAAGTCAGACCGCTTCTTATTCCACTATAACTTCCCTCCGTTCTCTGTAGGTGAAACAGGTCGTATCGGCTCGCCAAAACGTCGTGAAATCGGTCATGGTCGTTTAGCAAAACGTGGAGTGTTAGCTGTTATGCCAACTGCGGAAGAATTCCCTTATGTGGTGCGTGTAGTGTCTGAAATCACTGAATCTAACGGTTCATCTTCAATGGCTTCTGTATGTGGTGCATCTTTGGCGTTAATGGATGCGGGCGTACCAATTAAAGCAGCAGTTGCGGGTATCGCAATGGGCTTAGTAAAAGAAGAAGAAAAATTTGTTGTTCTTTCAGATATTTTAGGTGATGAAGACCACTTAGGCGATATGGACTTTAAAGTAGCCGGTACTCGTGAAGGGGTAACTGCATTACAAATGGATATTAAAATTGAAGGTATTACACCGGAAATTATGCAGATCGCATTAAATCAAGCAAAAGGTGCACGTATGCACATTTTAAACGTGATGGAACAAGCAATTCCTGCACCTCGTGCGGATATTTCAGACTTCGCACCACGTATTCACACAATGAAAATTGATCCGAAGAAAATCAAAGATGTGATTGGTAAAGGCGGTGCGGTCATTCGTGCGTTAACTGAAGAAACAGGTACTTCAATTGATATTGATGATGACGGTACAGTAAAAATTGCCGCAACTGATAATAATGCAGCGAAAGCGGTCATGGCTCGTATTGAAGATATCGTTGCTGAAGTTGAAGTGAACGCTGTTTACACAGGTAAAGTAACCCGTGTTGTTGATTTCGGCGCATTCGTGTCAATTTTAGGTGGTAAAGAAGGTTTAGTCCATATTTCCCAAATTACCAGCGAACGTGTTGATCGTGTTGCTGATTACTTATCTGTCGGTCAAGAAGTACAAGTAAAAGTGGTTGAAATTGACCGCCAAAACCGTATCCGCTTAACGATGAAAGATCTTAATAGCACCGACAATGCTACTGAAACTGTAGCGGAAGAAGCTGTTTTTGAAGAACAAGAGAATATCTAA
- the nlpI gene encoding lipoprotein NlpI produces the protein MVQLFKLFRIQFFLLNLISVLVLTGCSNRYSDLVSIKNLALAELNPQLRFEQEAMVVRINQVLEEAKLNSSEQADLYFERGVIYDSLGLWSLARYDFAQAISLNQRMAAAYNYMGLYLLLEGDYDSSIDAFNAVLELDREYSYTYLNRGLAFYYSGRYSEAERDLLRFYEEDKRDPYRVLWLYFNELEFIPLEAKKNLQARVALLSPNFWGTNIVNYFLGDLSLAQLRAKIDSEAKENSSQYAEILTETYFYLAKQQLKLDRKDEAISLFRLALANQVFNFVEYRFALFELGQLRSLAQTTPVVDKE, from the coding sequence ATGGTACAGCTGTTTAAATTGTTTCGAATTCAGTTCTTTTTACTTAATTTAATCTCTGTTTTAGTATTAACGGGCTGTAGCAATCGCTATTCAGATTTAGTTTCAATTAAAAATTTAGCTTTAGCTGAATTAAATCCACAACTTCGCTTTGAACAAGAAGCGATGGTTGTCCGTATAAATCAAGTATTAGAAGAAGCGAAATTAAACTCATCTGAACAAGCCGATCTCTACTTTGAAAGAGGGGTAATTTACGACAGCTTAGGATTATGGTCTCTTGCCCGTTATGATTTTGCTCAAGCTATTTCACTTAACCAGCGAATGGCGGCAGCTTACAATTATATGGGATTGTATCTACTACTAGAAGGTGATTATGATAGCTCTATTGATGCTTTTAATGCAGTATTAGAGTTAGATCGTGAATATAGCTATACTTATCTCAATCGAGGCTTAGCCTTCTATTATAGTGGTCGATACTCCGAAGCTGAGCGTGATCTTTTACGTTTTTACGAAGAAGATAAAAGAGATCCCTACCGTGTTTTATGGCTTTATTTTAATGAGTTAGAATTTATCCCATTAGAAGCCAAGAAAAATTTACAAGCACGAGTAGCATTACTCTCCCCTAATTTCTGGGGAACAAATATTGTGAATTATTTCTTAGGGGACTTATCTTTAGCCCAACTTCGTGCTAAAATAGATTCCGAAGCTAAAGAAAACAGCTCACAATACGCAGAAATACTCACAGAGACGTATTTCTATTTAGCAAAACAACAACTCAAATTAGATCGTAAAGATGAGGCCATCAGCCTTTTCCGACTTGCTCTTGCAAATCAAGTGTTTAACTTCGTTGAGTATCGTTTTGCCCTGTTTGAACTTGGACAATTGCGTTCATTAGCTCAAACAACTCCCGTTGTTGATAAAGAATAG
- a CDS encoding DEAD/DEAH box helicase, with product MTTESLTFADLGLPQPILDAVNEMGFLTPSPIQQECIPHLLSGRDVLGMAQTGSGKTAAFSLPLLAQIDPSQRHPQMLVMAPTRELAIQVADACEQFSKNMKGIRVVTVYGGQRYDIQLRALKQGSQVVVGTPGRILDHIRRGTLDLSELKFIVLDEADEMLRMGFIDDVETVMAELPENHQTALFSATMPEPIRRITRRFMKDPQEVKIKATERSAPDIEQRYWLVNGFRKNDALLRFLEVEEFDAAIIFTRTKTGTIDITELCERNGYRTAALNGDMTQQAREQTLEKLRSGRLDILVATDVAARGIDIERISLVVNYDIPLEEESYVHRIGRTGRAGRSGRALLFVEPRERRLLRNIENLIKKPIEEVAIPNHEILMEKRREKFKARISKQLEHHDLEKYRELLEDLFTADQDHEELAAAMMMLLQEKQKLILPPDPVVRAARSERGRDRNDRNDRRNGREHRENNGVAMDLYRIELGREDGVEVRHIVGAIANEGDISSRYIGHIKLYDTYSTIELPQGMPNHLVQHFAHKARVLNKQMQMSLIGTTNSGNEHPYDARGRRGGERRGDRNERGGRRDSRDNGFNKDRKGGFKERRFNDKGRFRRD from the coding sequence ATGACAACTGAATCTTTAACATTTGCCGATTTAGGCTTACCTCAACCTATCCTTGATGCAGTAAATGAGATGGGTTTTTTAACCCCCTCTCCTATCCAACAAGAATGTATTCCTCACTTACTTTCCGGCCGTGATGTTCTCGGTATGGCACAAACAGGTAGCGGTAAAACAGCAGCTTTCTCACTACCTTTACTCGCTCAAATTGATCCTTCTCAACGCCATCCACAAATGTTGGTAATGGCTCCAACTCGTGAGCTAGCTATTCAAGTAGCTGATGCTTGCGAACAATTTAGCAAAAACATGAAAGGCATACGTGTTGTGACCGTTTACGGTGGACAGCGTTACGACATTCAATTACGAGCTTTAAAACAGGGCTCACAAGTGGTTGTCGGCACACCTGGTCGTATTCTTGACCATATTCGTCGCGGCACTTTAGACTTATCCGAACTAAAATTTATCGTATTAGACGAAGCCGATGAAATGCTCCGTATGGGCTTTATTGATGATGTTGAAACCGTTATGGCAGAATTACCGGAAAATCACCAAACTGCGTTATTCTCAGCCACAATGCCGGAACCGATTCGTCGTATTACCCGTCGTTTTATGAAAGATCCGCAAGAGGTTAAAATTAAAGCGACAGAACGCTCTGCTCCAGATATCGAACAACGCTACTGGTTAGTTAACGGTTTCCGTAAAAATGATGCGTTATTACGTTTCTTAGAAGTGGAAGAATTTGATGCAGCCATCATATTCACCCGCACCAAAACAGGCACAATTGATATTACCGAATTGTGCGAACGTAACGGCTATCGTACTGCAGCGTTAAATGGTGATATGACCCAACAAGCTCGTGAGCAAACCTTAGAAAAATTACGCTCAGGGCGTTTAGACATTTTGGTTGCAACTGATGTTGCTGCCCGTGGTATTGATATTGAACGTATTAGCCTAGTTGTAAACTACGATATTCCGTTAGAAGAAGAATCTTATGTTCACCGTATTGGTCGTACCGGTCGTGCCGGTCGTTCAGGTCGTGCGTTATTATTCGTTGAGCCACGTGAACGCCGTTTGCTGCGTAATATCGAAAATCTCATCAAAAAACCAATTGAAGAAGTGGCTATCCCAAACCATGAAATTTTAATGGAAAAACGCCGTGAAAAATTCAAAGCACGTATTTCTAAGCAATTAGAACACCATGATTTAGAAAAATACCGTGAGTTATTGGAAGACTTATTTACTGCTGATCAAGATCATGAAGAACTGGCAGCGGCAATGATGATGTTACTACAAGAAAAACAAAAATTAATTCTTCCACCAGACCCTGTAGTCCGCGCTGCACGTTCAGAACGTGGACGCGATCGTAACGATAGAAACGACCGCCGTAATGGTCGTGAACATCGTGAAAATAACGGTGTTGCGATGGATTTATACCGTATTGAACTAGGTCGTGAAGATGGTGTAGAAGTTCGCCATATTGTAGGCGCAATTGCTAACGAAGGTGATATCAGCAGCCGCTATATTGGTCATATTAAACTCTATGATACCTACTCAACCATTGAATTACCACAAGGTATGCCAAATCATTTAGTCCAACATTTCGCTCACAAAGCGCGCGTGTTGAATAAACAAATGCAGATGTCACTTATCGGCACTACAAACAGCGGTAATGAACATCCGTATGATGCTCGTGGTCGTCGTGGTGGCGAGCGTAGAGGTGATCGTAATGAACGTGGCGGTCGCCGTGATTCAAGAGATAATGGCTTCAATAAAGATCGTAAAGGCGGTTTTAAAGAGAGACGCTTTAATGATAAAGGTCGCTTTCGCCGTGACTAA
- the tadA gene encoding tRNA adenosine(34) deaminase TadA, with product MFIKPTQTTCRTDVSEQDIAFMQYALDLADLAEARGEIPVGAVLVDKNHNIIGRGWNQTIQLCDPSAHAEMQAIRQAGQTLENYRLLDCTLYVTLEPCPMCAGAILHSRIGRLVFGACDYKTGAVGSRYHLFEDYKMNHFLEIQGNVLGKECSQKISKFFKKRRLEQKSKDL from the coding sequence ATGTTTATTAAACCTACTCAAACAACTTGCCGAACTGATGTTTCCGAGCAAGATATCGCTTTTATGCAATATGCATTAGATTTAGCTGATTTAGCCGAAGCCAGAGGAGAGATACCCGTTGGTGCTGTGTTGGTCGATAAAAATCACAATATCATCGGCAGAGGTTGGAATCAGACTATCCAACTTTGCGACCCGTCTGCTCACGCTGAAATGCAAGCCATCCGTCAAGCCGGACAAACCTTAGAAAATTATCGCCTACTAGATTGCACCCTTTATGTGACTCTTGAACCTTGCCCTATGTGTGCCGGAGCAATTTTACACAGCCGTATTGGTCGTTTGGTCTTTGGGGCCTGTGACTATAAAACAGGGGCTGTAGGTTCCCGCTATCATTTATTTGAAGATTATAAAATGAATCATTTTTTAGAGATTCAGGGTAATGTGCTTGGCAAAGAATGTAGCCAAAAAATCAGCAAGTTTTTTAAAAAACGTCGTTTGGAACAAAAATCAAAAGACTTATAG
- a CDS encoding lytic murein transglycosylase, with amino-acid sequence MKLKIFTLPLTIITFALAGCSNDKGSYSTLDLDAKYTKSRSVNNFNDYVHFLKQKAAGAGVSAKTLNAQKFINYNARAIQLDKQQSARKRDPNSPLPLANPNGVTNYLNKVLTQAKVDQAAERWYEHNAPLTRASQKYGVQKEYIMALWGMESSFGRYQGDFDVLSVLATLAFDGRRETLFTKEFVNAMKMLDDGTIKRYELLGSWAGAMGQTQFMPSSYLTYAADGDSDGKKDIWDNEADAFASIAKYLSTVGWDNQLPWGVEVKLSAPMDLSFSGIESKKAKTLGEWQGLGVYLAYPNGQESAKLAKLNGHKLWLIRPDKEAGRAFLVSNNFRTLMDWNKSNNFGISIGKFADRILSAVGQ; translated from the coding sequence ATGAAATTGAAAATTTTTACTTTGCCGTTAACGATCATAACCTTTGCTTTGGCAGGGTGTTCTAATGATAAAGGCAGCTATTCAACTTTAGATTTGGATGCCAAATACACTAAATCACGTTCTGTGAATAATTTTAATGATTATGTGCATTTTTTGAAACAGAAAGCCGCTGGCGCGGGTGTATCGGCAAAAACTTTAAATGCTCAAAAATTTATTAATTATAATGCACGAGCCATCCAGTTAGATAAACAGCAATCTGCTCGCAAACGTGATCCAAACTCACCATTGCCTCTAGCCAATCCGAATGGGGTAACTAATTACTTAAATAAAGTGTTAACTCAAGCAAAAGTGGATCAGGCGGCAGAGCGTTGGTATGAACATAATGCACCGTTAACCCGTGCAAGCCAGAAATACGGTGTTCAGAAAGAATACATTATGGCATTATGGGGAATGGAGAGCAGCTTTGGTCGTTATCAAGGGGATTTTGATGTGCTTTCTGTTTTGGCAACTCTAGCATTTGATGGTCGTCGTGAAACGTTATTCACCAAAGAATTTGTAAACGCAATGAAGATGCTTGATGATGGAACGATTAAGCGTTACGAATTATTGGGGTCTTGGGCAGGTGCTATGGGGCAAACCCAATTTATGCCAAGCTCTTATCTCACTTATGCGGCAGATGGTGACTCTGATGGCAAAAAAGATATTTGGGATAATGAAGCAGATGCCTTTGCATCTATTGCTAAATATCTTTCCACTGTTGGTTGGGACAATCAATTACCTTGGGGGGTTGAGGTGAAATTATCTGCCCCAATGGATCTCAGTTTTTCCGGTATTGAATCCAAGAAAGCGAAAACTTTAGGTGAATGGCAAGGTTTAGGTGTTTATTTGGCTTATCCGAATGGGCAAGAATCGGCAAAATTAGCTAAGCTTAATGGCCATAAATTATGGCTGATTCGCCCTGATAAGGAAGCCGGACGAGCATTTTTGGTGTCAAATAATTTCCGTACGTTGATGGATTGGAATAAATCCAACAATTTTGGTATCAGTATCGGTAAATTTGCAGATAGAATTTTATCCGCCGTTGGGCAATAA
- the truB gene encoding tRNA pseudouridine(55) synthase TruB translates to MSRPRKRGRDVHGVFLLDKPQGMSSNDVLQKVKRIFQANKAGHTGALDPLATGMLPICLGEATKFSQFLLDSDKRYLVTAKLGERTDTSDAEGQVVESKTVNVTEAEILAHLEPFRGDILQVPTMFSALKHNGKPLYEYARAGITVDREARPITIFELNFIEYQAPYLTLEVHCSKGTYIRTLVDDLGEALGCGAHVTMLRRTAVASYPIEAMMSLENLQKIAENRPLEELDSHLLPLDTAVSNVAKINLTAEQTKAVGFGQRVKYENPNKIYGLVRLFSDNGQFLGVAEITDDNVIRPSRMINLAE, encoded by the coding sequence GTGTCTAGACCTCGTAAACGTGGGCGTGATGTGCATGGTGTTTTCTTATTAGATAAGCCACAAGGTATGTCATCTAATGATGTTTTGCAAAAAGTAAAACGGATTTTCCAAGCAAACAAAGCCGGACACACAGGTGCTTTAGATCCTTTAGCAACGGGTATGCTTCCGATTTGTTTGGGCGAAGCGACAAAATTTTCACAATTTTTGTTAGATTCGGATAAGCGCTATTTAGTTACCGCAAAATTAGGTGAACGTACTGATACCTCAGATGCTGAAGGGCAAGTAGTGGAAAGCAAAACCGTAAATGTAACAGAAGCGGAAATTCTAGCTCATTTAGAGCCGTTTCGCGGTGATATTTTACAAGTTCCAACGATGTTTTCCGCATTAAAACATAATGGTAAGCCGTTGTATGAGTACGCCCGAGCGGGGATTACTGTTGATCGTGAGGCCCGCCCGATTACTATTTTTGAGTTAAATTTTATTGAGTATCAAGCCCCTTATTTAACTCTTGAAGTCCATTGCTCTAAGGGAACTTATATTCGCACTTTGGTGGATGACTTAGGTGAAGCACTTGGCTGCGGAGCACACGTAACAATGTTACGCCGCACGGCAGTTGCAAGTTATCCAATTGAGGCGATGATGAGCTTGGAAAATTTGCAAAAAATTGCTGAAAATCGACCGCTTGAAGAGCTAGATAGTCATCTGTTGCCATTAGATACAGCAGTGTCAAATGTCGCTAAAATAAATTTGACTGCCGAGCAAACTAAAGCGGTAGGTTTCGGTCAAAGAGTTAAATACGAAAACCCAAATAAGATTTATGGCTTAGTACGTCTGTTTTCAGATAATGGACAGTTTTTAGGAGTGGCAGAAATCACCGATGATAATGTGATTCGCCCTAGCCGAATGATTAATTTAGCAGAATAG
- the rbfA gene encoding 30S ribosome-binding factor RbfA, whose product MSREFKRSDRVAQELQKEIAVILQREVKDPRVGMVTVSDVEVSRDLAYAKVFVTFLFDNDPEAIAQGMQGLEKASPYIRTLLGKAMRLRIVPELRFIYDESLVEGMRMSNLVSNVIKNDEEKHRED is encoded by the coding sequence ATGTCTAGAGAATTTAAACGTAGCGACCGTGTCGCACAAGAATTACAAAAAGAGATTGCAGTTATTTTACAGCGAGAAGTCAAAGATCCTCGTGTAGGGATGGTAACCGTTTCAGATGTTGAAGTCTCAAGAGATTTAGCATACGCGAAAGTATTTGTAACCTTCTTATTTGATAACGATCCTGAGGCTATTGCACAAGGTATGCAAGGTTTAGAAAAAGCAAGTCCTTATATTCGAACTCTACTCGGTAAAGCTATGCGCTTACGTATTGTGCCGGAGTTACGTTTTATTTACGATGAATCTTTGGTAGAGGGTATGCGTATGTCTAACCTAGTCTCTAATGTGATCAAAAATGATGAAGAAAAGCATAGAGAGGACTAA